Proteins from one Mercurialis annua linkage group LG7, ddMerAnnu1.2, whole genome shotgun sequence genomic window:
- the LOC130014831 gene encoding uncharacterized protein LOC130014831 encodes MSVSGGLLQEKQYRRPLEDRPVSFGAVNVELISFVVPFRYFSEFAFSRMDPPGDNTLPATNREDRETEPPALNLFPPTSEEGETSDPLAIRQTIPPIAIAPDGEPINNQAMFKAFLEITSLLKDIKQSISLKPPEQGSAKSPVQKLTSTMDKGKEPMREEDAPENSTRKQNAPIIIPDEERWMDEQHTLKGGEEHLEEKVRQVMSRLGIRCEDVDISLRSDSPLADFIISHEFPTKFRYPPNLESYDGTGCPKSHIHKFQAVINVQTNLDHVLCKLFPTTLKGLAQEWYQSLKPGSVLTFKQFSGLFQARFVACIPQKKLSTDLLAIMQWEGETLRKYVERFNKEAMQIEDLSQEIAYTALLNGTTNSDLRKELLAKSPKSFTTLMTIAHTQIRVDDGQREIENRLGRAEERTFAERRNGDRSPIGKRFGEKGNDHFRNKRKKDEDRRYTPLNTTRTNVLFWVKDSREKVRWPRKMNAASASKRDNSKYCEFHRDNGHTTDECWHLKEEIEKLIERGSLSQFVKRDTEVRETESERKKERKEEITRRPRPEPAGVVNVIMGGSTGGDSNTTRKKAARTVYSVSPGAPNAKKFRSVSFSEVDSHGLSVPHEDALVVKGRLNNFEVSRMLVDTGSSVNMITMEVFGRIGLKKENLTHVSTPLVGLGGKSVQVEGSLEISIQLGDGEIYKEIRAEFMVVNMDFAYNAILGRPLLHDTCASICMRYLLMKIPTREGDAEVRGCQKSAREAYFTALRKVHITLPVLTMEPPEKKERAEHYGRTEKIELSPGKEIEVGDELEEEIKRSLTENLRSLGDSFAWTTDELIGVDPDVICHRLNIATDAKAVIQKKRRHSPEKQLAIAEEVARLKAANVIRDAYYPKWVANVVMVKKSNGTYRMCVDFTDLNKACPKDSFPLPHIDQLVDSTAGHALYTFLDAKAGYHQIPMAPEDQEKTAFITDQGLFCYKMMPFGLKNAGATYQRLVNSIFRDQIGKHMEVYVDDMIIKSIRAEDHPKDVKIVLETLKRYQLKLNPEKCVFGVPAGKFLGYMVSQRGIEANPDKIEAVLRMTPPRSIHEVQKLNGRVTALGRFMSCSAKRCLPFFKTLKQIKNFTWTAECQQAFEELKSFLSSPPLLARPDPGDVLYLYISCSDETIAGVLVSEKGGEQYPIYYISKVLRDAELRYPKLEKLALCVYTATIKLRHYFEGHQVIVRTDQPLRKILQKAETSGRIAEWAVKIGSLGVIYEARKALKAQALADFFAELTFKEPMEDKATPWEMHVDGAVCGEGAGIGVVLKGPGRIQMEYSARLEFPASNNVAEYEALITGLQLCEELNISEVQICSDSQLVVNQVSGNFEVKEATLKKYAKQAKTFFADNGRSWSLQQIPRAMNGRSDELAKWAATKNYDSMRNIPHEIKRQPSFQEEIEEGEVLMVEGEETWMSPLTAYLANGILPEDKKEAKRIVILSSKFGIYNDQLYKRSFTHPWLRCVNKEEGEYIIKELHEGTCGAHDGASTLVRKALLQGYYWPTMKEQATTLVRGCWPCQQHALVPRKQASEMKPIGSAWPFAQWGMDILGPLPLATGQRKFLVVAIDHFTKWIEAEPLAKITQQRITSFFFRSILCRFGIPKVLITDNGKQFDSAKFRKFCAEYQIDLRFTSVYHPQSNGQTEVANRILLAGLKRRLDECKGRWVEELYSVLWNYRTTPRESTGETPFALAYGTEAVIPVEIGAPTPRTEDNQLNLEENEEELRNNLDLLVEKINRSDIRMEAYRQKMAKHFNSHVKKRKFKLGDLVMRKTEVKKGEAGSGKLQPNWEGPYTISEVIKEGTFKLTNSMGRIIPRTWNANNLRKI; translated from the coding sequence ACGTGGAACTTATTAGTTTCGTCGTTCCTTTTAGATACTTTTCAGAATTCGCTTTTTCAAGAATGGATCCCCCAGGAGATAATACTCTACCAGCCACCAACCGAGAAGACAGGGAAACAGAACCACCGGCCCTAAACCTGTTTCCCCCAACTagcgaagaaggagaaaccagcGACCCCCTGGCAATAAGACAGACGATACCTCCGATAGCCATAGCACCTGATGGAGAGCCAATCAACAACCAAGCAATGTTCAAGGCTTTCCTAGAAATCACCAGTCTACTCAAAGACATCAAACAGAGTATCTCGTTAAAACCGCCAGAGCAGGGATCAGCAAAATCACCAGTACAGAAGTTAACCTCAACCATGGACAAGGGAAAAGAACCGATGCGAGAGGAAGATGCCCCTGAAAATTCCACACGGAAACAAAATGCCCCCATCATAATTCCAGACGAAGAACGTTGGATGGATGAACAACACACCCTCAAAGGCGGAGAAGAGCATCTGGAGGAAAAAGTCCGTCAAGTCATGAGCAGGCTTGGAATAAGATGTGAAGACGTGGACATCTCTCTTCGAAGTGACTCACCACTCGCAGATTTCATCATCTCTCACGAGTTCCCTACAAAGTTCAGATACCCCCCAAATTTGGAGTCATACGATGGAACAGGCTGTCCCAAGAGCCATATTCACAAATTCCAAGCGGTGATCAATGTTCAGACAAACTTGGATCACGTACTATGCAAACTTTTTCCTACTACCTTAAAAGGTCTGGCGCAGGAATGGTACCAGAGTTTAAAGCCAGGATCAGTGCTGACGTTCAAACAATTCTCAGGACTATTCCAGGCTAGATTCGTAGCATGCATCCCTCAAAAGAAGCTATCCACAGATCTGCTGGCCATCATGCAATGGGAAGGAGAGACACTCAGGAAGTATGTAGAAAGATTCAATAAGGAGGCGATGCAGATAGAAGACCTGAGCCAGGAGATCGCCTACACAGCATTACTCAATGGAACTACCAACTCCGACCTACGAAAGGAATTATTGGCTAAATCGCCAAAATCATTTACCACACTGATGACCATCGCACATACACAGATCAGAGTGGATGATGGCCAGAGAGAGATAGAGAATCGCCTCGGACGGGCAGAAGAACGAACGTTTGCAGAAAGAAGAAATGGGGACAGGTCGCCCATAGGAAAGAGGTTCGGAGAAAAAGGCAACGaccatttcagaaataaaagaaaaaaagacgaAGATAGGCGATATACGCCCCTGAACACGACCAGAACCAACGTACTGTTTTGGGTAAAAGACAGCCGAGAGAAGGTCAGATGGCCAAGGAAGATGAACGCTGCGTCAGCCAGCAAAAGAGACAATAGCAAATACTGTGAATTTCACAGAGACAACGGCCACACCACAGATGAATGCTGGCACTTGAAGGAGGAAATAGAGAAGCTGATAGAAAGGGGATCCCTTTCCCAGTTCGTAAAAAGGGACACCGAAGTCAGAGAAACGgaatcagaaagaaagaaagagcggAAAGAAGAAATCACCAGAAGACCCAGACCAGAGCCAGCAGGCGTGGTTAACGTAATAATGGGCGGATCGACCGGAGGAGACAGCAATACTACAAGGAAGAAAGCTGCAAGAACAGTCTACTCGGTTAGCCCGGGTGCACCGAATGCTAAGAAATTCAGAAGTGTATCTTTTTCGGAGGTCGATAGTCATGGCTTATCAGTCCCCCATGAGGACGCCCTAGTTGTCAAGGGGCGACTCAACAATTTCGAGGTTTCTCGGATGCTCGTAGACACGGGAAGTTCGGTAAACATGATTACGATGGAGGTGTTCGGCAGAATTGGactcaagaaagaaaatttgacaCATGTCTCTACTCCACTAGTGGGACTAGGAGGCAAATCTGTACAGGTGGAAGGATCACTGGAAATAAGCATCCAACTGGGGGATGGAGAGATCTACAAAGAGATCCGAGCAGAATTCATGGTGGTCAATATGGATTTCGCATACAACGCAATTCTCGGAAGGCCACTCTTGCACGATACATGCGCATCCATTTGCATGAGGTACCTACTAATGAAAATCCCAACCAGAGAAGGCGATGCCGAAGTCAGAGGATGCCAAAAGTCAGCCAGAGAAGCATACTTTACAGCTCTCAGGAAAGTACATATAACTTTGCCAGTACTAACAATGGAACCTCCAGAGAAGAAGGAAAGGGCGGAGCATTATGGGCGAACTGAGAAAATCGAATTATCCCCAGGAAAGGAGATAGAAGTGGGAGATGAGCTAGAAGAAGAAATCAAGCGATCTCTGACCGAAAACCTCAGATCGCTTGGAGACTCCTTTGCCTGGACAACAGACGAATTGATCGGAGTAGACCCGGACGTCATATGTCATCGGTTAAACATAGCGACTGACGCGAAGGCAGTGATACAAAAGAAGAGAAGGCACTCGCCCGAAAAACAACTCGCCATCGCAGAAGAGGTCGCCCGGTTAAAAGCAGCAAACGTAATCAGAGATGCCTATTACCCGAAGTGGGTAGCAAATGTGGTGATGGTAAAAAAGTCCAATGGCACTTACCGAATGTGCGTGGACTTCACAGATCTGAATAAAGCATGTCCCAAAGATAGTTTCCCACTTCCACACATTGATCAGTTAGTAGACTCCACAGCAGGTCACGCCCTCTATACATTCCTAGATGCCAAGGCGGGATATCACCAGATACCTATGGCACCGGAAGATCAGGAGAAGACGGCCTTCATAACGGACCAGGGATTATTTTGTTACAAGATGATGCCCTTCGGTCTGAAGAACGCAGGAGCCACATATCAGCGGCTGGTGAACTCGATATTCAGAGATCAGATAGGAAAacacatggaagtttatgtggatgacatgattATCAAGAGCATCCGAGCTGAAGACCACCCAAAAGATGTGAAGATAGTCCTGGAGACACTAAAGAGATACCAGCTAAAACTCAATCCGGAAAAGTGTGTATTCGGAGTACCGGCAGGCAAGTTCTTGGGGTACATGGTCTCTCAGAGGGGTATCGAGGCTAACCCAGATAAAATCGAAGCGGTCTTAAGAATGACACCGCCACGGAGCATACATGAAGTCCAGAAGCTCAACGGCCGGGTCACGGCTCTAGGTCGGTTCATGTCCTGCTCGGCAAAACGATGCCTGCCTTTCTTCAAAACCCTGAAACAGATCAAGAACTTCACATGGACCGCAGAATGCCAGCAGGCGTTTGAAGAATTGAAAAGCTTCCTGTCCTCGCCCCCACTGTTGGCGAGACCGGATCCGGGCGAcgtgttatatttatacatctccTGCTCTGACGAAACAATAGCAGGAGTATTGGTGTCGGAAAAAGGAGGCGAACAATACCCGATCTACTACATTAGCAAAGTACTCAGAGATGCGGAGCTGAGATACCCGAAGTTGGAGAAGCTGGCGCTGTGCGTATACACCGCCACCATCAAGCTCCGACATTACTTCGAAGGGCACCAAGTCATTGTACGGACCGACCAACCATTACGAAAAATCCTCCAGAAGGCAGAGACAAGTGGACGCATAGCAGAATGGGCCGTCAAAATAGGAAGTCTGGGCGTTATCTATGAAGCTCGGAAAGCACTGAAAGCTCAAGCACTAGCCGACTTCTTCGCTGAATTAACATTCAAAGAACCCATGGAGGACAAAGCGACTCCCTGGGAGATGCACGTCGATGGGGCAGTTTGCGGAGAAGGAGCAGGCATCGGAGTCGTGCTCAAAGGACCAGGAAGAATCCAAATGGAATACTCAGCAAGACTCGAATTTCCAGCTTCCAACAATGTGGCGGAATATGAGGCGCTGATAACAGGGTTGCAATTATGCGAAGAGCTCAACATCTCCGAAGTCCAGATCTGCAGTGATTCACAGCTGGTTGTGAACCAAGTCTCGGGGAACTTCGAAGTAAAGGAAGCTACGTTGAAGAAGTACGCCAAGCAGGCCAAAACCTTCTTTGCCGATAATGGGCGATCCTGGTCGCTACAGCAAATACCCAGAGCAATGAATGGAAGATCAGACGAATTGGCAAAGTGGGCAGCAACAAAGAATTACGACTCGATGAGAAACATTCCTCATGAAATCAAACGACAACCTAGCTTTCAAGAAGAAATTGAGGAGGGCGAAGTACTGATGGTAGAAGGGGAAGAAACCTGGATGTCCCCCCTCACAGCATACCTGGCTAATGGAATACTCCCCGAGGATAAGAAGGAAGCCAAAAGGATAGTGATACTCTCATCAAAGTTCGGAATATACAACGACCAGCTGTACAAACGGTCATTCACCCATCCCTGGCTAAGATGTGTGAACAAAGAAGAAGGGGAGTACATCATAAAAGAATTACATGAGGGGACCTGCGGAGCACATGATGGAGCATCAACACTGGTCAGGAAAGCACTACTACAAGGCTATTATTGGCCCACGATGAAAGAACAAGCTACAACGCTAGTAAGGGGATGTTGGCCTTGCCAGCAACATGCCTTGGTACCAAGAAAGCAAGCTTCAGAAATGAAACCCATCGGCAGTGCATGGCCGTTCGCCCAGTGGGGTATGGACATCCTGGGACCTCTCCCTTTGGCCACAGGACAACGGAAGTTCCTGGTAGTGGCAATCGACCacttcaccaagtggatagAGGCAGAACCACTGGCAAAGATCACCCAACAACGCATAACTAGCTTTTTCTTTAGATCTATCTTGTGCAGGTTTGGAATACCGAAGGTGCTGATCACAgacaacggaaagcagttcgacTCAGCAAAGTTTAGAAAGTTTTGTGCCGAGTATCAGATCGACCTAAGGTTCACTTCGGTTTACCATCCACAATCGAATGGGCAAACCGAAGTGGCCAACAGAATCCTACTGGCCGGACTAAAAAGAAGACTAGACGAGTGCAAAGGAAGATGGGTAGAAGAACTCTACAGTGTCCTATGGAACTACCGTACCACCCCTAGAGAATCAACGGGCGAAACTCCATTCGCCCTAGCCTATGGAACGGAGGCTGTAATTCCTGTAGAGATCGGCGCACCCACGCCAAGGACAGAAGACAACCAGCTAAACCTAGAAGAAAACGAAGAAGAGCTCAGGAACAATCTAGATCTCCTGGTTGAAAAAATCAACAGATCAGACATCAGGATGGAAGCCTACAGACAAAAgatggccaaacatttcaacagccatgtaaagaaaagaaagttcaaACTAGGCGACCTAGTCATGCGAAAAACCGAAgtcaaaaaaggagaagcaGGAAGCGGAAAACTGCAgccaaactgggaaggaccttacACCATCAGCGAGGTCATCAAAGAAGGAACATTTAAACTCACCAACTCCATGGGAAGAATCATACCAAGGACATGGAACGCCAACAACTTGAGAAAAATTTAG
- the LOC126657517 gene encoding uncharacterized protein LOC126657517, whose amino-acid sequence MSTLGVSVSSPSSSSSSESSASDPTYPVPLATLVELSSDEEGLSQKVIPDSEEGVDDREPEGEAPLEDAGEDEVGDGGLGDDEGDEEDFVFKRRKGTSGTSSSNKKPLSEWTISLGKEALVWIRARYEIPPFISLRIPSEGSAVSQVLKDDEQLLFVEDFEAGLRLPLDLFTQEVFDNFKIPLGQLHPNAHRHLTGVFIRGLQLKRQVGYEIVRAIYSLGRKKSDEFFYLQPGRSPFTGLPNSLKRWKGNFVIAKKEGGWGSIPNVFVEGPLKLEKANLSEVDKETLRLLRGGAKVHVVNLIDSYFGWDQSVASKRNKRAQGEKRGKRKKSEDKRETSPDNGDEFPDMGEPLLSSPLNISSMPLSPSGILFVP is encoded by the coding sequence atgtctactttaggGGTTTCGGTGTCTtccccttcttcttcctcttcctctgAGAGTTCTGCTAGTGACCCAACCTACCCTGTTCCTCTTGCTACCCTCGTTGAGTTGTCATCTGACGAGGAAGGGTTGTCTCAGAAGGTAATCCCTGACAGTGAGGAGGGTGTTGATGACAGGGAGCCAGAGGGCGAGGCTCCCCTTGAGGATGCTGGTGAAGATGAGGTCGGAGATGGTGGACTGGGTGATGATGAAGGAGATGAGgaggattttgtttttaagagaCGTAAAGGGACTTCTGGGACATCTTCTAGTAATAAAAAACCCTTGTCTGAGTGGACCATCAGTCTGGGTAAAGAAGCCCTTGTTTGGATTAGGGCGAGGTACGAAATTCCCCCCTTCATTAGCCTTCGGATTCCATCTGAGGGCTCGGCTGTTAGCCAGGTCTTAAAGGATGATGAACAGTTGCTATTCGTTGAAGATTTTGAGGCGGGTTTGAGACTACCACTCGATCTCTTCACCCAAGAAGTGTTCGATAATTTCAAGATCCCCTTGGGTCAACTCCATCCTAATGCCCACCGTCACTTGACCGGAGTTTTTATTCGTGGTCTCCAACTGAAGAGACAGGTGGGCTATGAGATTGTTAGGGCGATCTATTCTCTGGGAAGGAAGAAAAGCGATGAGTTCTTCTACTTGCAACCCGGAAGATCTCCCTTCACTGGCCTTCCCAATTCCTTGAAGCGGTGGAAAGGTAACTTCGTCATCGCCAAAAAGGAAGGTGGTTGGGGCTCCATTCCGAATGTTTTTGTGGAAGGGCCCCTTAAGCTGGAAAAGGCGAACCTGAGCGAGGTTGATAAAGAGACGTTGCGTCTGCTTCGAGGTGGCGCTAAGGTGCATGTAGTGAATCTGATAGATTCCTACTTCGGGTGGGACCAAAGTGTTGCTTCcaagagaaataagagagcgCAGGGTGAAAAAAgggggaagaggaagaagagtgaGGACAAGAGGGAGACATCGCCTGATAATGGAGATGAGTTCCCTGATATGGGCGAACCACTGCTTTCTTCCCCTCTTAATATTTCTTCTATGCCTCTTAGTCCTTCTGGTATCTTGTTTGTACCATGA